One window from the genome of Methanoculleus sp. 7T encodes:
- a CDS encoding TATA-box-binding protein has product MDEKGYESLKIENIVASGVIADSIDLEKVSDKIKNCELNTKRFPGAVYRIEKPKIASLIFSSGKVVLTGIRKKQDLHDGLDIIMHSLRDAGIDTYDVPHVAITNIVCSYDMGRYINLNKVVITLNLENIEYEPEQFPGLVYRIEDPKIVALLFSSGKIILTGGKNIEDIKKGLDFLEQRLETIM; this is encoded by the coding sequence ATGGATGAGAAGGGATACGAGTCACTGAAAATCGAGAACATCGTTGCTTCCGGGGTGATTGCGGACTCGATCGACCTCGAAAAAGTATCTGATAAAATAAAAAACTGCGAACTGAATACGAAGAGGTTCCCTGGAGCGGTCTACCGCATCGAGAAGCCCAAGATCGCGTCCCTGATATTCTCCTCGGGGAAAGTGGTGCTCACCGGAATCAGGAAGAAGCAAGATCTCCATGACGGTCTGGACATCATCATGCATTCGCTCCGGGATGCCGGCATCGATACCTACGATGTGCCGCATGTTGCGATCACGAACATCGTCTGCTCGTACGACATGGGCAGGTACATCAATCTGAACAAGGTGGTCATCACCCTCAACCTCGAGAACATCGAGTACGAACCCGAGCAGTTCCCGGGACTCGTCTACCGTATCGAGGACCCGAAGATCGTCGCCCTCCTCTTCAGTTCCGGGAAGATTATCCTTACCGGCGGGAAGAACATCGAGGATATCAAGAAGGGACTCGATTTCCTGGAGCAGCGGCTCGAAACCATTATGTAA
- a CDS encoding DEAD/DEAH box helicase — protein sequence MARTSAPRPRSAPKAAADLLDPRVREVARRRGFTELSEAQEQAIPLLLEGRNLILVAPTGTGKTESAMFPVFDRLLGTVGPGFKALYITPLRSLNRDILSRMEWWCRELGLSVGVRHGDTAQNERRKQSLTPPDLLITTPESLQALFMGKRLREHLKNVKYVVVDEIHELADSKRGAQLAVALERLAAYAGEFQRIGLSATVGNPDEIGRFLCGARPFSLAEVPVASHLDIGVRFAGEDFAAQTQAVGKCLNAPGSTLVFVNTRVTAEALGHQLYPRGDVEVHHGSLSRDVRVDAEERFRKGEIRTLIATSSMELGIDIGHIEHVVQFGSPRQVSRLVQRVGRAGHRLDAVSRGTVLATGFDDLLESFVIARRAKANECERIVPPAGAADVLANQVAAIAVEYGEIEVSRVREIVERSSVFAGCGPLLDAVCSQMAEHRLIRLDGSRLIRTGRARRYLIENLSMIHDERKMEIFDIVSRRTVGTLDESFVVGWMHTGAVFITKGQLWRALEIEGGRITVEPTAKARGEVPSWEGEQIPVPFAVAREVGALRRTRAFDRYSSVPGAIAYAERSLDRMDEGNYPVPSDLLVTLENTGEGVVCNVCGGHKANEALARALSALLSARYGTTVGIEVGAYRFLLRLPENVRALEVQETIAGLEPAHLPGVLKLALKRTALFKWKLVQVAKKFGAIDADADYERFSIHRLIGLFDETVIADEAYRELFSNYMDVDAAQEILSAVRDGRIAVAAGRLSPLGSEGLSSSRDMIPPPLVDQAVIGTLMRRLEKEDVVLFCMHCRKWKSRTVVERVPDRPQCPLCSARLIAALKPWDEQFIPAMRKKNKSEEERAIEVRFLRNANIVLSSGKKAVTALAAKGVGPEAASRILATLTEGDAFYREILKAERNYVKTHRFW from the coding sequence CCGAGAGCGCGATGTTCCCGGTCTTCGACCGGCTCCTCGGGACCGTCGGGCCCGGGTTCAAGGCGCTCTACATAACGCCCCTCCGGTCCCTAAACCGGGACATCCTCTCAAGGATGGAGTGGTGGTGCCGGGAACTCGGGCTCTCGGTCGGGGTCAGGCACGGGGATACTGCGCAGAACGAACGGCGGAAACAGTCGCTCACCCCGCCCGACCTGCTCATCACGACGCCCGAGTCCCTGCAGGCGCTCTTCATGGGCAAGCGCCTCCGCGAGCACTTGAAGAACGTCAAGTACGTCGTCGTCGACGAGATCCACGAACTCGCAGACAGCAAGCGGGGAGCTCAACTCGCGGTGGCGCTCGAACGCCTGGCCGCTTACGCAGGGGAGTTCCAGCGGATCGGCCTCTCGGCGACCGTCGGGAACCCGGACGAGATCGGGCGGTTCCTCTGCGGGGCGCGGCCGTTCTCGCTTGCGGAGGTGCCGGTCGCAAGCCACCTCGATATCGGCGTCCGATTTGCCGGGGAAGACTTCGCCGCGCAGACGCAGGCAGTCGGCAAGTGTCTGAACGCGCCCGGCTCCACCCTCGTCTTCGTCAACACACGGGTGACCGCCGAGGCCCTCGGGCACCAACTCTACCCCCGCGGCGACGTCGAAGTTCACCACGGTTCGCTCTCGCGGGACGTCAGGGTCGATGCCGAGGAGCGGTTCAGGAAGGGCGAGATTCGGACACTCATCGCCACGTCGTCGATGGAACTCGGTATCGATATCGGGCATATCGAGCACGTCGTCCAGTTCGGCTCTCCCCGGCAGGTCTCGCGCCTGGTGCAGCGGGTCGGCCGGGCCGGCCACCGCCTCGACGCCGTCTCGCGAGGCACCGTCCTCGCCACTGGGTTTGACGACCTCTTGGAGTCGTTCGTGATCGCACGCCGAGCAAAGGCGAACGAGTGCGAGCGGATCGTCCCGCCAGCCGGTGCCGCCGACGTCCTGGCAAACCAGGTAGCGGCGATCGCGGTCGAGTACGGGGAGATCGAGGTCTCCCGCGTCCGGGAGATCGTCGAACGGTCGAGCGTCTTTGCCGGATGCGGGCCGCTGCTCGATGCGGTCTGCAGCCAGATGGCGGAGCACCGCCTGATCCGGCTTGACGGCTCCCGGCTCATCAGGACCGGGCGGGCGCGGCGCTACCTCATCGAGAACCTCTCGATGATCCATGACGAGCGCAAGATGGAGATCTTCGATATCGTCTCGCGCCGGACGGTCGGGACCCTGGATGAGTCGTTCGTCGTCGGATGGATGCACACCGGCGCGGTCTTCATCACGAAGGGCCAACTCTGGCGGGCGCTCGAGATCGAGGGCGGCAGGATCACGGTCGAACCGACCGCCAAGGCGCGAGGAGAGGTCCCGTCGTGGGAAGGGGAGCAGATCCCGGTGCCGTTCGCCGTCGCCCGAGAGGTCGGGGCGCTCCGGAGGACCCGGGCGTTCGACCGCTACTCAAGCGTTCCCGGTGCGATCGCCTATGCGGAGCGGTCGCTTGACCGGATGGACGAGGGCAACTACCCGGTCCCCTCGGACCTTCTTGTCACCCTCGAGAACACGGGCGAGGGGGTGGTCTGCAACGTCTGCGGCGGGCATAAGGCGAACGAGGCGCTTGCACGGGCGCTCTCGGCCCTCCTCTCGGCCCGCTACGGGACGACCGTCGGGATCGAGGTCGGCGCCTACCGGTTCCTCCTGCGCCTGCCCGAGAACGTCCGGGCGCTTGAGGTGCAGGAGACGATCGCCGGGCTCGAGCCCGCCCACCTCCCGGGGGTTCTGAAACTCGCCTTGAAGCGGACGGCGCTCTTTAAGTGGAAACTGGTGCAGGTGGCGAAGAAGTTCGGCGCCATCGATGCGGACGCCGATTACGAGCGGTTCAGCATCCACCGGCTCATCGGCCTCTTCGACGAGACCGTCATCGCGGACGAGGCCTACCGGGAGCTCTTCAGCAACTACATGGACGTGGATGCGGCGCAGGAGATCCTCTCGGCGGTCAGGGACGGCCGGATCGCCGTCGCCGCCGGACGGTTGAGCCCGCTCGGGAGCGAGGGGCTCTCGTCGTCGCGGGACATGATCCCGCCGCCGCTTGTCGACCAGGCGGTGATCGGGACGCTGATGCGCCGCCTCGAAAAGGAGGACGTCGTCCTCTTCTGCATGCACTGCCGGAAGTGGAAGAGCCGGACCGTTGTGGAGCGGGTCCCCGACCGGCCGCAGTGCCCGCTCTGTAGCGCCCGCCTCATCGCGGCGCTGAAACCCTGGGACGAGCAGTTCATCCCGGCGATGAGAAAGAAGAACAAGTCAGAGGAGGAGCGGGCGATCGAGGTCAGGTTCCTCAGAAACGCAAACATCGTCCTCTCCAGCGGGAAGAAGGCGGTGACCGCCCTCGCCGCAAAGGGCGTCGGCCCGGAGGCGGCCTCCCGGATCCTCGCCACACTGACCGAAGGAGACGCCTTCTACCGGGAGATCCTGAAGGCCGAGCGGAACTACGTCAAGACGCATAGGTTTTGGTAG